The following coding sequences lie in one Loxodonta africana isolate mLoxAfr1 chromosome X, mLoxAfr1.hap2, whole genome shotgun sequence genomic window:
- the BEX3 gene encoding protein BEX3, which produces MANIHQENEEMEQAPVQNGEEARPVGRAEGHQPAGNNRRGQARRLAPNFRWAIPNRQVNDRLGGDGDDMEMFMEEMREIRRKLRELQLRNCLRILMGELSNHHDHHDEFCLMP; this is translated from the coding sequence ATGGCAAATATCCACCAGGAAAATGAAGAGATGGAGCAGGCCCCCGTGCAGAATGGAGAGGAAGCTCGCCCTGTGGGAAGGGCCGAAGGCCATCAGCCTGCAGGAAATAACAGGCGAGGACAGGCTCGCCGACTTGCCCCTAATTTTCGATGGGCCATACCCAATAGGCAGGTCAATGACAGGTTGGGTGGAGATGGAGATGATATGGAAATGTTCATGGAGGAGATGAGAGAAATCAGGAGAAAACTTAGGGAGCTGCAGTTGAGGAATTGTCTGCGTATCCTAATGGGGGAGCTCTCTAATCACCATGACCATCATGATGAATTTTGCCTTATGCCTTGA
- the LOC135227179 gene encoding G protein-coupled receptor associated sorting protein 3-like: MSENKSGTHAKTRKGAGIKAEAEREATGIVKAKAGFETYAVAERKGVSEAKVVTETKARALSEPTALVKGVAKAMPRSWARSGEEMNTDFGPRAEDEAAVVSGFSCVAEESAASGATHKDETDTDAWFWAGEEASIGSWFWNREEAGGDQTNAKDEGETDIGASINTEELGIEAATGASWKPRPGAEEEEEDEEEEEEDEEEEGEEDEEEEWEDYEEEEEEERKVVIWKWFWDGGKISFDPNPRPLYRTVRPRVTCEIDERNRPKDGSEVTVWPNGPAEIPASLASGYQVPSRTRPLSCTAQSSGEKNTGSLPAAEAGLREGTSICLQSIDAYPFDSETCAQAVEKIRGQIRIRELNGIRPFPCPCKMECRLNSEDFEKLVSLLKSNADPVIHKIAQIAMGIIKVHPLAQELINEMGVLTVIESLLHFRLPNVTRKTEITLNPISVEERQRRNIIHVVHMCKETVSFPLNSPGQRSGLKELGQLSADRNHHFIVAAYLPELSRMLSLGNHKTRNLVLKVLLNMSENPIAARDMMNIEVLSALKLIFHQKEAKANLVTAVAIFVNIKEHIRRGLIVVVNPVSYNELKAVFREAKTIIEKL, encoded by the coding sequence ATGTCTGAGAATAAGAGTGGAACCCATGCTAAAACTAGGAAAGGGGCCGGCATAAAGGCTGAAGCAGAAAGGGAGGCTACTGGCATAGTCAAGGCCAAGGCAGGGTTTGAGACATATGCAGTAGCAGAGAGGAAGGGAGTGTCTGAGGCTAAGGTTGTAACTGAGACGAAGGCAAGAGCCCTGTCAGAGCCTACGGCTCTGGTCAAAGGCGTGGCTAAGGCCATGCCTAGATCCTGGGCCAGGTCAGGGGAGGAGATGAATACAGACTTTGGTCCCAGGGCTGAGGATGAGGCCGCTGTGGTATCTGGTTTTTCTTGTGTGGCTGAGGAGAGTGCTGCATCTGGGGCCACACACAAAGATGAGACTGATACTGATGCCTGGTTCTGGGCTGGGGAAGAGGCCAGTATCGGTTCCTGGTTCTGGAACAGGGAAGAGGCTGGTGGTGATCAGACGAACGCTAAGGACGAAGGTGAAACTGATATTGGTGCCTCAATCAATACTGAGGAGTTGGGAATAGAGGCTGCTACTGGGGCCAGCTGGAAGCCTAGGCcaggggcggaggaggaggaggaggacgaagaggaggaggaggaggacgaagaggaggagggggaggaggacgAAGAGGAGGAGTGGGAGGACTacgaagaggaggaggaggaggagaggaaagtCGTTATTTGGAAGTGGTTCTGGGATGGAGGTAAAATTAGTTTTGACCCTAATCCTAGACCCTTGTACAGGACAGTTAGGCCCCGGGTAACGTGTGAAATTGATGAAAGAAATAGGCCCAAGGACGGGTCTGAGGTAACTGTCTGGCCCAACGGCCCTGCTGAAATTCCGGCATCGTTGGCATCTGGATACCAGGTCCCGTCGAGGACAAGGCCCCTTTCATGTACTGCCCAGTCCTCAGGTGAGAAAAACACGGGTTCCCTGCCTGCGGCAGAAGCCGGTCTTCGTGAGGGCACTTCCATATGCCTACAGTCTATAGACGCGTACCCATTTGATTCTGAGACTTGCGCGCAGGCCGTAGAGAAGATCAGAGGGCAGATCAGGATCAGGGAGCTGAATGGGATTAGGCCATTTCCTTGCCCTTGCAAAATGGAATGCCGCCTGAATTCTGAGGACTTTGAAAAACTTGTTAGCTTACTTAAGTCAAATGCTGATCCTGTCATTCATAAAATAGCTCAAATTGCGATGGGTATCATCAAGGTTCATCCCCTTGCCCAAGAGCTCATTAATGAGATGGGTGTGCTGACTGTTATTGAAAGCTTGCTCCATTTTCGATTGCCAAACGTGACAAGAAAGACTGAAATTACTCTGAATCCCATTTCTGTGGAGGAAAGACAACGCAGGAATATAATACATGTTGTGCATATGTGTAAGGAAACCGTGTCTTTTCCCTTGAACTCACCTGGTCAGCGATCTGGATTAAAGGAATTAGGGCAGCTGAGTGCTGACCGTAACCATCACTTCATTGTTGCCGCTTACCTTCCAGAGCTTTCCCGTATGCTATCCCTGGGAAATCATAAAACCAGAAATCTGGTTTTGAAAGTACTTTTGAATATGTCTGAAAATCCCATTGCAGCAAGAGACATGATGAACATTGAGGTATTGTCAGCATTAAAACTCATCTTTCACCAGAAAGAGGCAAAAGCCAATCTTGTTACTGCCGTGGCCATATTTGTTAATATAAAGGAGCATATCAGAAGGGGATTGATTGTAGTTGTTAATCCCGTGAGTTATAATGAACTCAAGGCCGTGTTCCGTGAAGCTAAAACGATTATTGAAAAATTGTAA